The proteins below are encoded in one region of Parvicella tangerina:
- a CDS encoding thioredoxin family protein, whose translation MRLLTAFTLLICSFYSFAQEAEGINWMTWDEMIAQREKDEVKKKVFIDFTTGWCGWCKKMDATTFKDPNIINYMNQKYYPVKFDAETRDTIEFNGHTFTNSDPSFVKSSPNARGKTHWFAYSILDGATSYPSYVILDEQLTRLTIYPGYKTQEDLIGILVFFASDQYKYYHNYLNKIWNQSLQESQKEAKADGK comes from the coding sequence ATGCGATTATTAACTGCTTTTACCTTATTGATCTGTTCTTTTTACTCATTTGCTCAGGAAGCTGAAGGCATCAACTGGATGACCTGGGATGAAATGATTGCTCAGCGAGAAAAAGACGAAGTGAAGAAAAAAGTATTCATTGATTTCACTACTGGTTGGTGTGGCTGGTGTAAAAAAATGGACGCGACCACGTTCAAAGATCCGAACATTATCAATTACATGAACCAAAAGTACTATCCTGTAAAATTTGACGCAGAGACCAGAGACACGATTGAATTCAATGGACATACCTTTACTAATTCTGACCCATCATTTGTGAAGTCATCTCCCAACGCAAGAGGCAAAACACACTGGTTTGCTTACTCTATTCTGGACGGAGCAACCTCCTACCCTTCTTATGTGATCCTTGACGAACAACTCACCCGCCTAACCATTTACCCTGGGTATAAAACGCAAGAAGATCTTATAGGGATTCTCGTGTTCTTCGCATCTGATCAATACAAATATTATCACAATTACCTGAACA